A portion of the Thalassotalea sp. LPB0316 genome contains these proteins:
- a CDS encoding RluA family pseudouridine synthase, with translation MVANPDFIYRPPMTPYLDIVYQDDDLVVLNKNSGLLTVPGRLPEHQDCLENRVKSVLPTATIVHRLDMATSGLVIMALNKPAHVHIQQQFEKRKVGKKYRARVYGQVKEQQGEINLPLICDWPNRPKQKVCHEHGKPSTTQYQVLAKEEETTLVELTPITGRSHQLRVHMLSLEHPILGDRLYAHDQALSLSERLQLHAFTIEFFHPVTNEKIALKADCPF, from the coding sequence ATGGTCGCCAACCCAGACTTTATTTATCGCCCACCAATGACACCCTATCTCGATATTGTCTATCAAGATGATGACTTAGTGGTGCTAAACAAAAACAGCGGTTTACTAACGGTGCCTGGGCGTTTGCCTGAGCACCAAGACTGCCTAGAAAATCGCGTAAAATCGGTTTTGCCAACGGCGACTATCGTCCATCGGCTAGATATGGCAACCTCAGGCTTAGTGATCATGGCATTAAATAAACCGGCACACGTGCATATTCAACAACAGTTCGAAAAGCGCAAAGTTGGCAAGAAATATCGCGCTCGGGTTTATGGCCAAGTAAAAGAACAACAGGGTGAAATCAACCTACCGCTTATTTGCGACTGGCCAAATAGGCCAAAGCAAAAGGTCTGTCACGAACACGGTAAACCTTCTACCACGCAATACCAAGTGTTAGCCAAAGAAGAAGAAACCACCTTAGTTGAATTAACGCCAATTACTGGGCGCTCACATCAATTGAGGGTGCACATGTTATCGCTTGAGCACCCAATTTTAGGTGATCGCCTCTACGCTCATGATCAAGCATTATCACTCAGTGAACGCCTGCAATTACACGCATTTACCATTGAGTTTTTTCATCCGGTCACAAATGAGAAAATCGCACTAAAAGCTGACTGCCCATTTTAA
- a CDS encoding GNAT family N-acetyltransferase, giving the protein MTNKLHFLPYTADMIEPVIALYQQTFADAEGEAEGKNIGGLVRSMLTTTGADDLFGFVAMLNDNYVGAILFTRMCFEIPVNSFILSPVAVSTKVQKQGIGQQLINHGIGQLAEQGAELLLTYGDPNYYSKVGFEPITEQQIKAPQPMSFPHGWLGQSLVAETVPSISGDSRCVDALNKPEYW; this is encoded by the coding sequence TTGACCAATAAACTACATTTTTTACCATACACCGCTGATATGATTGAGCCAGTAATTGCGCTTTATCAACAAACCTTTGCCGATGCTGAAGGTGAAGCAGAGGGCAAGAATATTGGTGGGTTAGTTCGCAGCATGCTTACCACCACGGGAGCTGACGATTTGTTTGGCTTTGTTGCCATGCTAAACGATAATTATGTTGGTGCTATTTTATTTACTAGAATGTGCTTTGAAATACCGGTTAACAGCTTTATTTTATCGCCGGTTGCCGTGAGTACTAAGGTTCAAAAACAAGGGATTGGTCAGCAGTTAATTAACCACGGTATCGGTCAGTTGGCTGAGCAAGGCGCAGAGTTGTTGCTTACCTATGGCGATCCAAACTATTACAGCAAAGTGGGTTTTGAACCGATAACCGAACAACAGATTAAAGCACCACAGCCCATGTCTTTTCCGCATGGCTGGTTAGGCCAAAGTTTGGTTGCAGAAACGGTACCGAGTATCTCCGGTGATAGTCGCTGTGTTGACGCACTTAATAAGCCAGAATATTGGTAA
- the rapA gene encoding RNA polymerase-associated protein RapA, which translates to MSFQLGQRWISDSESEQGLGTVTAVENRFVTIVFTATGDSRQYAKADAPLTRVIFNEGDLIPSHEGWQLKVERIEEQNALLTYHGIRVDTQESASLKEVMIDHFIKFNKPHDRLLNGQVDRLDWFQLRKNCLNKQFEQQQSHLSGLVGGRVSLIPHQLYIAEEVGKRFAPRVLLADEVGLGKTIEAGLIIHQQLVSGRASRVLVIVPEPLMHQWLVEMLRRFNLAFSIFDEERCVESGEENPFSTEQLVLVNLDFVCQNPQWYEAIIAEEWDLMVVDEAHHLNWQPEKPSLEYQCVEQLAQTIPGVLLLTATPDQLGHESHFARLRLLDPDRFFNYAKFVEEESHYQEVAQSANKLLSEDELFADDISTLSALLKESDVSDQLLLANSDGEERVEARQSLVKQLLDRHGTGRILFRNSRNTIKGFPERKLLATPLAMPDDYQDKIVEYIQSADVETLKQSPQSQWLNTPERLFALDHHDYPWFEIDPRVDFLIDLLKSLGKEKVLVICAHAQTAIDLETALRVKEGMRAAVFHEGLSIIERDRAAAYFAQEEDSAQVLLCSEIGSEGRNFQFAHHLVLFDLPSNPDLLEQRIGRLDRIGQTQTIKLHVPYFEQSAQSLLFKWYHQGLDAFEHTCVTGRAVYDQYGETLTQLALTANWQSTHADQFISDSHAKHLEIKADLEAGRDKLLELNSSGQGRAQQLVELIEDQDDDIELPSFMFNVFDVFNIQQDDKADNAIALQPTEHMLNANFPNLPEDGTTITFDRQTALACEDYQLLTWDHPMVRGSMDLILSDDIGNSSIGILKNPAIPAGTFFLECLFTVEATAPSQLQLPRYLPTTPIRILVDKNGNDLADKVPSNVFDKQLSPVKKQVALQLVKALKSQVTPLVVAAENHAETQVANIQAKAQALMTESLTQEYQRLSALAKINPNVRDQELAFIKEQQVQLAHYIDHAMLKFEAIRLIVAGQ; encoded by the coding sequence ATGTCATTTCAACTCGGCCAACGCTGGATAAGTGATAGCGAATCAGAACAAGGTTTAGGCACAGTAACCGCAGTAGAAAACCGCTTTGTTACGATAGTATTTACCGCCACCGGCGACTCTCGCCAATACGCCAAAGCCGACGCCCCGCTAACCCGAGTAATCTTTAACGAAGGTGACCTTATTCCGAGTCATGAAGGCTGGCAACTCAAAGTCGAGCGCATTGAAGAGCAAAATGCATTATTGACCTATCACGGCATTCGCGTTGATACCCAAGAAAGTGCGAGCTTAAAAGAAGTGATGATCGATCACTTTATCAAGTTCAATAAGCCACATGATCGCCTGCTCAATGGCCAAGTCGATCGCCTTGACTGGTTTCAACTGAGAAAAAACTGTTTAAATAAACAATTTGAACAGCAACAATCACATTTATCGGGTTTAGTTGGCGGCCGTGTCAGTTTAATTCCTCATCAATTATACATCGCCGAAGAAGTCGGTAAGCGCTTCGCACCACGTGTGTTACTGGCTGATGAAGTGGGTTTAGGTAAAACCATTGAAGCAGGTCTTATTATTCACCAACAATTAGTCAGTGGCCGAGCAAGCCGTGTACTCGTTATTGTACCCGAGCCATTAATGCACCAATGGCTAGTAGAAATGTTGCGCCGCTTTAACCTTGCCTTTAGCATTTTTGACGAAGAGCGCTGTGTTGAGTCGGGCGAAGAAAATCCATTTAGCACCGAGCAACTCGTGTTAGTTAACTTAGACTTTGTCTGCCAAAACCCACAATGGTATGAAGCGATTATCGCTGAAGAATGGGACTTAATGGTGGTTGATGAAGCGCACCACCTCAATTGGCAGCCTGAAAAGCCAAGTTTGGAATATCAATGTGTTGAGCAATTAGCGCAAACGATTCCGGGCGTATTACTGTTAACGGCAACGCCTGATCAACTCGGCCACGAAAGCCACTTCGCGCGTTTGCGACTACTCGATCCTGATCGTTTCTTTAATTACGCTAAATTTGTTGAAGAAGAAAGCCATTACCAAGAAGTTGCGCAAAGTGCCAACAAACTACTTAGTGAAGATGAACTGTTTGCTGATGATATCAGCACCCTATCTGCACTATTAAAGGAAAGCGACGTTTCCGATCAATTGTTGCTGGCGAACAGCGATGGCGAAGAGCGCGTAGAAGCTCGTCAAAGTTTGGTAAAACAGTTACTTGATCGCCATGGCACGGGCCGTATTTTATTTAGAAACTCACGCAATACCATCAAAGGCTTTCCAGAGCGTAAGTTGTTAGCAACACCGCTAGCGATGCCTGACGATTACCAAGATAAAATCGTTGAGTACATTCAATCAGCTGACGTAGAAACTTTAAAGCAGTCTCCGCAAAGCCAATGGCTCAATACACCTGAGCGTTTATTTGCCTTAGATCACCACGATTACCCTTGGTTTGAGATCGACCCACGCGTTGATTTTTTAATTGATTTACTCAAATCACTTGGCAAAGAAAAAGTGCTGGTGATTTGTGCTCACGCGCAAACGGCGATCGATTTAGAAACCGCACTGCGCGTGAAAGAAGGCATGCGCGCAGCGGTATTTCACGAAGGTTTATCGATTATCGAGCGCGACCGCGCTGCGGCATATTTCGCGCAAGAAGAAGACTCAGCCCAAGTTTTATTGTGCTCAGAAATTGGCAGTGAAGGCCGTAACTTCCAGTTCGCTCATCACTTAGTCTTGTTTGATTTACCGTCTAACCCTGATTTACTCGAGCAACGCATTGGCCGCTTAGATCGCATTGGTCAAACACAAACCATTAAACTCCACGTGCCGTACTTTGAGCAATCTGCGCAATCCTTGCTATTTAAATGGTATCACCAAGGGCTTGATGCCTTCGAACACACCTGTGTTACCGGCCGAGCGGTGTATGATCAATACGGCGAAACACTCACTCAGCTTGCCCTGACCGCAAATTGGCAATCAACTCATGCGGATCAGTTTATTAGCGATAGCCATGCCAAACACCTTGAAATTAAAGCCGATCTAGAAGCCGGCCGCGATAAGCTGCTCGAGTTAAACTCTTCAGGCCAAGGGCGTGCGCAACAACTGGTTGAGCTGATCGAAGATCAAGATGACGATATCGAGTTGCCGAGCTTTATGTTTAACGTTTTCGATGTTTTTAACATTCAACAAGACGATAAAGCCGATAACGCCATTGCCTTGCAACCAACAGAGCATATGCTTAATGCGAACTTCCCGAACTTGCCGGAAGATGGCACCACAATCACCTTTGATCGCCAAACGGCACTTGCTTGTGAAGATTACCAGCTGCTGACTTGGGACCACCCAATGGTGCGTGGCTCGATGGATTTAATTCTGTCTGATGACATTGGTAATTCAAGTATTGGTATTTTGAAAAACCCCGCTATTCCAGCCGGTACGTTTTTCCTTGAGTGTTTATTTACCGTAGAAGCGACCGCGCCAAGTCAGTTGCAATTGCCGCGTTACTTACCAACTACGCCAATTCGTATTTTAGTTGATAAAAACGGTAACGACTTAGCAGATAAAGTGCCGTCAAATGTCTTTGACAAGCAATTATCTCCGGTGAAAAAACAGGTCGCCTTACAACTTGTTAAAGCACTTAAATCGCAAGTTACGCCATTAGTTGTTGCTGCTGAAAACCACGCCGAAACTCAAGTCGCTAATATTCAGGCCAAAGCCCAAGCGTTAATGACCGAATCGTTAACCCAAGAGTACCAGCGCTTATCGGCGTTAGCCAAAATTAACCCGAATGTTCGCGATCAAGAATTAGCGTTCATAAAAGAGCAGCAAGTGCAATTAGCACATTATATTGATCATGCTATGTTGAAATTTGAAGCTATTCGCTTAATTGTGGCTGGGCAATAG
- a CDS encoding DUF3530 family protein, whose translation MTNNLQARFINVNSFSMTLCFLSLLLFVCFSALAQQESNSASQPNEVKLVPAPDYFEQQQKDIKHYLTKVSEVLVGTQSYALLAQKSNTPINKGVVILLPDWHDFISPSQHLAYLAKTMPDMGYSTLSIQPLAMPDGYPSTALEAQTRESENKAVIDDYLQQLQALMTRVIEQAQKQQGAILIVSAGNNAGFLTRLFSESKLPQPQAFIMLSAYQLTPENNQQFARQLSENDIPTLDLFLKHDNQNVAHSMLLRKQESTRNLKVEYRQYQINNFETGYYPNKALLGAIRGWLASLGW comes from the coding sequence ATGACCAATAACCTGCAAGCAAGATTTATCAACGTAAATTCATTCAGCATGACCTTGTGTTTCCTGAGTTTGCTTTTATTTGTCTGTTTTTCAGCGCTTGCGCAACAAGAGTCAAATAGCGCAAGTCAGCCGAATGAGGTAAAACTCGTACCAGCGCCTGATTACTTTGAGCAACAACAAAAAGATATCAAGCACTATTTAACCAAGGTCTCTGAAGTATTAGTTGGCACACAAAGTTATGCTTTATTAGCGCAAAAAAGCAATACACCGATTAACAAAGGGGTGGTGATTTTATTACCCGACTGGCACGACTTTATTTCACCAAGCCAACACCTTGCTTACTTAGCCAAAACAATGCCTGATATGGGCTATTCGACCTTGAGTATTCAGCCTTTAGCCATGCCTGACGGTTACCCATCAACTGCACTTGAAGCGCAAACCCGAGAGAGTGAAAACAAAGCGGTTATCGATGATTATTTGCAGCAATTGCAAGCGTTAATGACTCGCGTAATTGAACAAGCACAGAAGCAGCAAGGGGCTATTTTGATTGTTTCTGCCGGCAATAATGCTGGCTTTCTAACCCGCTTGTTCAGTGAAAGTAAGTTGCCGCAGCCGCAAGCTTTTATCATGCTTAGTGCCTACCAACTAACACCAGAAAACAATCAACAGTTTGCTCGCCAACTCAGTGAAAACGATATTCCTACACTCGATTTATTTCTCAAACACGACAACCAAAATGTCGCTCATAGTATGTTATTGAGAAAACAAGAAAGCACCCGAAATTTAAAAGTTGAATATCGCCAATATCAAATCAATAACTTTGAAACCGGCTACTACCCAAATAAAGCACTACTAGGAGCTATTAGAGGCTGGCTCGCTTCTCTAGGCTGGTAA
- the djlA gene encoding co-chaperone DjlA has product MKVWGKVFGFLFGLMLSKHIFGALLGLWLGHAFDRRRTLNFHFQSTDEELNSQAAFLYTTFSVMGYVAKAKGRVNEHEIKFASQYMDKIGLKGELRQQAQDAFREGKLAGFPLEQRIEKFKQSCHGRSDLMLMFLEIQIQLAFADGKLTIEEREALGNIASLLGISNRELNRLLDMISAGAQFHSNQQSRGSQSSRKQQLANAYKLLGVEPSADKHTIKKAHRKLMSQHHPDKLVAKGLPPEMMNEAKNKAQDIQAAYDLIMAQL; this is encoded by the coding sequence ATGAAAGTATGGGGCAAAGTCTTTGGCTTTTTATTTGGTTTGATGCTGTCAAAGCATATTTTTGGTGCCTTGCTTGGCCTGTGGCTAGGTCATGCCTTTGATAGGCGTCGAACACTAAACTTTCACTTTCAATCGACCGATGAAGAGTTAAATTCACAAGCGGCATTTTTATATACGACGTTTTCAGTAATGGGCTATGTTGCCAAAGCTAAAGGCCGCGTCAATGAGCATGAAATCAAATTTGCAAGCCAATACATGGATAAAATTGGCTTAAAAGGCGAGCTCCGTCAGCAAGCACAAGATGCCTTTCGCGAGGGAAAATTAGCAGGTTTTCCGCTAGAGCAACGGATTGAAAAATTTAAACAAAGTTGTCATGGTCGAAGTGACTTAATGTTAATGTTTCTCGAAATTCAAATTCAGTTGGCCTTTGCCGATGGTAAACTAACCATTGAAGAGCGAGAAGCACTGGGTAATATCGCGAGCCTACTCGGCATCTCAAATCGCGAGCTCAACCGTTTACTCGACATGATCAGTGCGGGTGCACAATTTCATTCAAACCAGCAAAGCCGTGGTAGTCAGTCATCACGTAAACAACAACTCGCCAATGCTTATAAGTTACTCGGGGTTGAACCGTCAGCTGACAAACACACCATAAAAAAAGCGCATCGCAAGTTGATGTCACAACATCACCCTGACAAATTAGTTGCCAAAGGACTGCCGCCTGAAATGATGAACGAAGCAAAAAACAAAGCCCAAGACATTCAAGCTGCCTATGATTTGATCATGGCACAATTGTAA